One Saccharomyces kudriavzevii IFO 1802 strain IFO1802 genome assembly, chromosome: 7 DNA segment encodes these proteins:
- the BGL2 gene encoding glucan 1,3-beta-glucosidase (similar to Saccharomyces cerevisiae BGL2 (YGR282C); ancestral locus Anc_5.8), with translation MRFSTTLATAATALLFTASQVSALGNLAFNLGVKNNDGTCKSTSDYETELQALKSYTSTVKVYAASDCNTLQNLGPAAEAEGFSIFVGVWPTDDSHYAAEKAALQTYLPKIKESTVAGFLVGSEALYRDDLTASQLSDKINDVRSFVADISDSDGKSYSSKQVGTVDSWNVLVAGYNSAVIEASDFVMANAFSYWQGQTMQNASYSFFDDIMQALQVIQSTKGSTDISFWVGETGWPTDGTNFESSYPSVDNAKQFWKEAVCSMRAWGVNVIAFEAFDEDWKPNTSGTSDVEKHWGVFTSSDNLKYSLGCDFS, from the coding sequence ATGCGTTTCTCTACCACACTCGCTACTGCAGCCACTGCGCTACTATTCACTGCTTCTCAAGTTTCAGCTTTGGGTAACCTAGCTTTCAACTTGGGTGTCAAGAACAACGATGGTACTTGTAAGTCTACTTCTGATTATGAAACTGAGTTGCAAGCCTTGAAAAGCTACACCTCCACCGTTAAAGTTTACGCTGCGTCCGATTGTAACACTTTGCAAAACTTGGGTCCTGCTGCCGAAGCTGAGGGGTTTAGCATTTTTGTCGGTGTCTGGCCAACAGACGACAGCCATTATGCTGCTGAAAAGGCTGCTTTGCAAACATATttaccaaaaatcaaagagtCCACTGTTGCTGGTTTCTTAGTCGGTTCTGAAGCATTATACCGTGACGATCTAACTGCTTCCCAACTATCTGATAAAATCAACGATGTCCGTAGCTTTGTTGCTGACATTTCCGACTCTGACGGAAAATCTTACTCTAGTAAGCAAGTCGGTACTGTCGATTCCTGGAACGTCTTGGTTGCTGGTTACAACTCTGCCGTTATCGAAGCCTCTGATTTTGTCATGGCTAACGCTTTCTCTTACTGGCAAGGACAAACGATGCAAAACGCGTCTTACTCCTTCTTTGATGACATTATGCAAGCTTTACAAGTCATTCAGTCTACTAAAGGTAGTACTGATATTAGTTTCTGGGTTGGTGAAACTGGTTGGCCAACCGATGGTACCAACTTTGAAAGTTCTTACCCTTCCGTCGACAATGCCAAACAATTCTGGAAGGAAGCTGTCTGTTCTATGAGAGCTTGGGGTGTTAACGTCATTGCCTTTGAAGCGTTCGATGAAGACTGGAAGCCAAACACCTCTGGTACCTCTGATGTCGAAAAGCATTGGGGTGTTTTCACTTCAAGTGACAATTTGAAGTACTCTTTGGGCTGTGACTTTTCTTAA